A genomic window from Streptomyces sp. NBC_00234 includes:
- a CDS encoding TIGR03084 family metal-binding protein: MSDAAAVSVLDDLREESDELDALVAGLSAEAWAGPTPAERWTVAHQIAHLAWTDEVALLAVTDPGAFADEVGTAMADPDSFVDRAAADLVAVLEPDALLARWRDGRNRLQEALRAAAPGTRFPWYGPPMGVASMATARLMETWAHGQDVADALGVTRAPTGRLRHVARIGVRARDYAYFVRGTKAPEEEFRVELLSPEGELITYGPENAEQRVTGPLYDFCLLVTQRAHRDDLAVRAVGTDADQWLDIAQAFAGPAGTGRPARKDR, encoded by the coding sequence GTGTCCGATGCCGCAGCCGTTTCCGTGCTCGACGATCTGCGCGAGGAGAGCGACGAACTCGACGCGCTGGTCGCCGGGTTGAGCGCAGAGGCATGGGCGGGACCCACGCCCGCCGAGCGGTGGACCGTCGCCCATCAGATCGCGCACCTGGCCTGGACCGACGAGGTCGCGCTGCTCGCCGTCACCGATCCCGGCGCCTTCGCGGACGAGGTCGGCACGGCGATGGCCGACCCCGACTCCTTCGTCGACCGCGCCGCCGCGGACCTGGTGGCCGTACTGGAGCCCGACGCGCTGCTGGCGCGGTGGCGGGACGGGCGGAACCGGCTCCAGGAAGCGCTGCGGGCGGCTGCGCCCGGCACCAGGTTCCCCTGGTACGGGCCGCCCATGGGGGTGGCCTCCATGGCGACCGCCCGGCTCATGGAGACCTGGGCGCACGGACAGGACGTCGCCGACGCCCTCGGTGTGACCAGGGCCCCGACCGGCCGGCTTCGGCATGTCGCGCGGATCGGGGTGCGGGCCCGCGACTACGCCTACTTCGTACGGGGGACCAAGGCGCCGGAGGAGGAGTTCCGGGTGGAACTCTTGTCGCCCGAAGGTGAGTTGATCACGTACGGGCCCGAGAACGCGGAGCAGCGGGTCACCGGGCCGCTGTACGACTTCTGTCTCCTCGTCACCCAGCGCGCGCACCGCGACGACCTCGCCGTCCGGGCCGTCGGCACCGATGCGGACCAGTGGCTGGACATCGCCCAGGCGTTCGCCGGACCGGCCGGGACCGGCCGCCCCGCACGGAAGGACCGCTGA
- a CDS encoding NUDIX domain-containing protein → MDDQPHTVDVHFDGDKLILEQHRDEAGTFYTFPLTDTAEPPGPRAALPWAEALHARIHPIGTAEKVLRAWSTGRPPRGTAPHYDPTTVPPVRVRAGCVVIRDDRMLLIRCEDEGTHYEIPGGGVEAGETPETAAVRELREETALHGTPVREVARTWRENRRGHYYLMAAEGEVGAAETLDNYGGRPEWVPVRDLPTTPLWPRRLSWRIAHWHSTGWPVHPAELADSINDLDRPCSW, encoded by the coding sequence ATGGACGACCAACCGCACACCGTGGACGTGCACTTCGACGGCGACAAACTGATCCTCGAACAACACCGGGACGAGGCAGGCACCTTCTACACCTTCCCCCTCACGGACACCGCGGAGCCGCCCGGACCGCGCGCCGCACTCCCCTGGGCCGAGGCCCTGCACGCCCGCATCCACCCGATCGGTACGGCCGAGAAGGTCCTGCGCGCCTGGTCCACGGGCCGGCCGCCCCGGGGCACGGCGCCCCACTACGACCCGACGACCGTCCCGCCCGTCCGCGTCCGCGCGGGCTGCGTCGTGATCCGGGACGACCGGATGCTCCTGATCCGGTGCGAGGACGAGGGCACGCACTACGAGATCCCGGGCGGCGGGGTCGAGGCCGGCGAGACCCCGGAGACGGCGGCGGTCCGCGAGCTGCGGGAGGAGACCGCACTGCACGGCACGCCGGTGCGCGAGGTGGCCAGGACCTGGCGGGAGAACCGCCGGGGTCACTACTACCTCATGGCCGCCGAAGGGGAGGTCGGCGCCGCCGAGACCCTGGACAACTACGGGGGCCGCCCCGAGTGGGTCCCCGTGCGGGACCTCCCCACGACCCCCCTGTGGCCCCGGCGGCTCTCCTGGCGGATCGCCCACTGGCACAGCACGGGCTGGCCCGTCCACCCCGCCGAGCTGGCGGACTCGATCAACGACCTGGACCGCCCGTGCAGTTGGTGA
- a CDS encoding EamA family transporter, with protein MDVPRSAAEPAAVAVPEAVAALPGSDTARRGRPGGRGAALGPVALVVAGGLSVQFGAAVAALLMPRAGALGVVTLRLVAAAVVLLIVCRPKLRGHSRADWGTVLAFGGAMGAMNILFYQALERIPLGVAVTLEVLGPLALSVIVSRRLVNLVWAALAVAGVFLLGGGGGFGSLDPVGAAYALGAGAMWAAYIVFSARTGRRFPQADGLAMAMVVAAVLSLPLGILDAGSKLLVPSTIALGAAVALLSSVLPYTLELIALRRLPAPTFAVLMSLEPAIAAAAGFLILDQALSSTDALAIALVIGASMGAVRSQVGGRRKA; from the coding sequence GTGGACGTCCCGCGCAGTGCCGCAGAACCGGCAGCAGTCGCCGTACCCGAGGCGGTCGCCGCGCTTCCCGGGTCCGATACCGCCCGGCGGGGCCGGCCCGGTGGCCGGGGAGCGGCGCTCGGCCCGGTGGCACTGGTGGTCGCGGGCGGTCTCTCGGTCCAGTTCGGAGCGGCGGTCGCGGCCCTGCTGATGCCGAGGGCGGGCGCCCTCGGCGTCGTCACCCTCCGGCTCGTCGCCGCCGCGGTGGTGCTCCTGATCGTGTGCCGCCCCAAGCTGCGCGGCCACTCGCGGGCCGACTGGGGCACGGTGCTGGCGTTCGGTGGCGCGATGGGCGCCATGAACATCCTCTTCTACCAGGCACTCGAACGGATTCCGCTGGGCGTCGCGGTCACCCTGGAGGTGCTGGGTCCGCTCGCCCTCTCGGTGATCGTCTCCCGCCGCCTGGTCAACCTCGTCTGGGCGGCCCTCGCCGTCGCCGGGGTCTTCCTGCTGGGCGGCGGCGGTGGCTTCGGCAGCCTGGACCCGGTCGGCGCGGCGTACGCACTCGGCGCGGGCGCCATGTGGGCCGCCTACATCGTCTTCAGCGCCCGCACCGGGCGGCGCTTCCCCCAGGCCGACGGCCTGGCCATGGCGATGGTCGTCGCCGCGGTGCTCTCCCTGCCCCTGGGCATCCTGGACGCGGGCTCGAAACTGCTGGTCCCGTCCACGATCGCGCTGGGTGCCGCGGTGGCCCTGCTGAGCTCGGTCCTCCCGTACACCCTCGAACTCATCGCCCTGCGCCGCCTGCCCGCTCCCACCTTCGCGGTCCTGATGAGCCTGGAACCGGCCATCGCCGCCGCCGCCGGCTTCCTGATCCTCGACCAGGCCCTGTCCTCTACGGACGCCCTGGCCATAGCGCTGGTCATCGGCGCGAGCATGGGCGCGGTACGCAGCCAGGTGGGCGGTCGGCGCAAGGCGTGA
- a CDS encoding acyclic terpene utilization AtuA family protein: MRALRIGNASGFYGDRFDAVRDMLTEGPLDVLTGDYLAELTMLILGRSRLKDPGRGYATTFLRQLEEGLGLAHDRGVKIVTNAGGLNPAGLADAVRELAEKVGVPVRVAHVEGDSLPVPDGFLTANAYLGGAGIAACLRAGADIVVTGRVTDAALVTGPAAAHFGWRPEDHDALAGAVVAGHVLECGTQATGGNYAFFGDHDIRRPGFPLAEIHADGSCVITKHDGTGGVVDVGTVTAQLLYETNGARYAGPDATARLDTVRLTQDGPDRVRISGVRGEAPPPTLKAGLVRLGGWRNEVVFVLTGLDIEAKARLVRDQFDDAFARSGSRPAEVRWELARTDHTDAGSEETASALLRLVVRDQDAETVGRAVSGAAVELALGSYPGFHVTAPPGKGAPYGVFEAASVPAAEVDHVAVLPDGGRVRVAEPVATQVLAAVAEPALPPAPPEEETRRVPLGRIAGARSGDKGGDANVGVWVRDDDAWCWLAHELTVERFKELLPETAPLTVVRHVLPRLRALNFVVHGLLGEGVAAQARFDPQAKALGEWLRSRYLPVPVSLLDTTEVNA; the protein is encoded by the coding sequence ATGCGAGCCCTGCGGATCGGGAACGCCTCCGGGTTCTACGGCGACCGCTTCGACGCCGTGCGCGACATGCTCACCGAAGGCCCCCTCGACGTCCTGACCGGCGACTATCTCGCCGAACTCACCATGCTGATCCTCGGACGGAGCCGGCTCAAGGACCCGGGGCGCGGATACGCCACCACCTTCCTGCGGCAGCTGGAGGAAGGGCTCGGACTGGCGCACGACCGCGGGGTGAAGATCGTCACCAACGCCGGAGGGCTCAACCCGGCCGGACTGGCCGACGCCGTCAGGGAGTTGGCCGAGAAGGTGGGCGTGCCCGTGCGCGTCGCCCATGTCGAGGGCGACAGCCTCCCCGTACCGGACGGGTTCCTCACCGCCAACGCCTACCTCGGCGGCGCCGGCATCGCCGCGTGTCTGCGCGCCGGGGCCGACATCGTCGTCACCGGGCGGGTCACCGACGCCGCCCTCGTCACCGGGCCCGCCGCCGCCCACTTCGGCTGGCGCCCCGAGGACCACGACGCGCTCGCCGGTGCCGTCGTCGCCGGGCACGTGCTGGAGTGCGGGACCCAGGCAACCGGCGGGAACTACGCGTTCTTCGGCGACCACGACATCCGCAGGCCCGGCTTCCCGCTCGCCGAGATCCACGCCGACGGGTCCTGCGTCATCACCAAGCACGACGGTACGGGCGGCGTCGTCGACGTCGGCACGGTGACCGCGCAGCTGTTGTACGAGACCAACGGCGCACGGTACGCCGGGCCCGATGCGACCGCCCGGCTCGACACCGTACGGCTGACGCAGGACGGGCCCGACCGGGTCAGGATCTCCGGGGTGCGCGGCGAGGCCCCGCCGCCCACCCTGAAGGCCGGGCTCGTCCGGCTCGGCGGATGGCGCAACGAGGTCGTCTTCGTCCTCACCGGTCTCGACATCGAGGCCAAGGCGCGGCTCGTACGGGACCAGTTCGACGACGCGTTCGCCCGGTCCGGCAGCCGGCCCGCCGAGGTGCGGTGGGAGCTGGCCCGTACCGACCACACCGACGCCGGAAGCGAGGAGACGGCCAGCGCCCTCCTCCGCCTCGTCGTCCGCGACCAGGACGCGGAGACCGTCGGCCGGGCCGTCTCGGGCGCCGCCGTCGAGCTGGCCCTCGGCAGCTACCCCGGCTTCCATGTCACCGCCCCGCCCGGAAAGGGCGCACCGTACGGGGTGTTCGAGGCCGCGTCCGTGCCCGCGGCCGAGGTGGACCACGTGGCCGTCCTGCCGGACGGCGGACGCGTGCGGGTCGCCGAACCCGTCGCCACGCAGGTGCTCGCCGCGGTGGCGGAGCCCGCGCTGCCGCCCGCACCGCCCGAGGAGGAGACACGGCGCGTCCCGCTCGGCCGGATCGCCGGTGCCCGCAGCGGGGACAAGGGCGGCGACGCCAATGTGGGGGTGTGGGTGCGCGACGACGACGCCTGGTGCTGGCTGGCCCACGAGCTGACCGTCGAGCGCTTCAAGGAACTCCTTCCGGAGACCGCGCCGCTCACCGTCGTACGCCATGTCCTGCCCCGGCTCCGCGCCCTGAACTTCGTCGTCCACGGGCTCCTCGGCGAAGGCGTCGCCGCGCAGGCCCGGTTCGACCCCCAGGCCAAGGCGCTGGGGGAGTGGCTGCGGTCCCGGTACCTGCCCGTCCCCGTATCGCTGCTGGACACCACGGAGGTGAACGCATGA
- a CDS encoding FAD-binding and (Fe-S)-binding domain-containing protein — MARSDLAHALAEALRGEVDFGTSARALTTMDASNYRRVPLGTVAPRDADDVAAALAVCREHAVPVVPRGGGTSIAGQATGTGVVLDFTRHMRSIVDLDPEARTAVVQPGVVLDDLRDAAARHGLTFGPDPSTHSRCTLGGMIGNNSCGAHSVAWGTTADNVHDLSVVRYGGERLRLGAPGASQEIPGLRELIDTNLGPLRTRFPDLPRRISGYALDALLPERERGAGLVRAFCGSEGTLAVLTEATVRLVEAPRARALAVLGYADESAAAEAASGLLPYHPLTVEGMAADLVREPAGLPRGAAWLFVETGGDTPAEARAHAERIVRAADAVDAAVVMGAAERRALWRIREDASGTATRMPDGSEAWPGWEDCAVPPARLGPYLREFRALLTAHGLRGTPYGHFGDGCIHVRIDFDLLSPRGVAGFRRFSEDLASLVVAHGGSLSGEHGDGQARAELLPRMYGDELVAVFARFKDLWDPDGGMNPGILVRPARLDENLRFAVLPSRPVDVAFGYPQDGGDFSAAVRRCVGVAKCRTAEATGPAVMCPSFRVTGEEAHSTRGRARLLHEMLAGDVITDGWRSEEVKDALDLCLSCKGCRSDCPVGVDMATYKAEFLHQHYKGRLRPAAHYALGRLPRWLRLTAPFAGVLNALARIGPLAALAKRLAGIAPERALPVLARERFGRWARRRGQRGAVIPSDEQVVTVWPDTFTEHLSPEVGRAAVRVLEAAGSSVRYPERGVCCGLTYVSTGQLDTARRVMRRTLDRMGPSLGEPLVVLEPSCAATLRTDLPELLPDDPRAAELAASVRTFAQYLEEYAPEWTPPRLDRPVAGQTHCHQHAVLGDAAERRLRARAGLTGELSGGCCGLAGNFGFERGHWEVSVACAEEQLLPSVRAAAPGTELLADGFSCRTQLDQLAGRRARHLAEVLAEGLEESGPAGG; from the coding sequence ATGGCCCGCTCCGACCTCGCCCACGCCCTCGCCGAAGCCCTCCGCGGAGAGGTGGACTTCGGTACCTCCGCCCGCGCGCTCACGACCATGGACGCCTCCAACTACCGCCGCGTCCCCCTCGGCACCGTCGCCCCGCGCGACGCCGACGACGTCGCCGCCGCGCTCGCCGTCTGCCGCGAGCACGCCGTGCCGGTCGTGCCGCGCGGCGGCGGGACCTCCATCGCGGGGCAGGCCACCGGCACCGGCGTCGTGCTCGACTTCACCCGCCACATGCGGTCGATCGTGGACCTGGACCCGGAGGCACGTACCGCCGTCGTCCAGCCCGGCGTGGTCCTGGACGACCTCCGGGACGCCGCGGCCCGGCACGGGCTGACCTTCGGACCCGATCCGTCCACCCACAGCCGCTGCACGCTCGGCGGCATGATCGGCAACAACTCCTGCGGCGCGCACTCCGTGGCCTGGGGCACCACCGCCGACAACGTCCACGACCTGTCCGTCGTCCGCTACGGCGGCGAGCGGCTACGGCTCGGTGCGCCAGGGGCCTCCCAGGAAATCCCCGGGCTCCGCGAGCTGATCGACACCAACCTCGGCCCCCTGCGCACCCGCTTCCCCGACCTCCCCCGCCGCATCTCCGGGTACGCCCTCGACGCCCTGCTCCCGGAGCGCGAGCGCGGTGCCGGCCTCGTCCGTGCCTTCTGCGGCAGCGAAGGCACGCTGGCCGTGCTGACGGAGGCGACCGTACGACTCGTCGAGGCCCCGAGAGCGCGTGCGCTCGCCGTGCTCGGGTACGCCGACGAGTCCGCCGCCGCGGAAGCCGCCTCCGGACTCCTCCCGTACCACCCGCTCACCGTCGAAGGCATGGCCGCCGACCTCGTCCGCGAACCGGCGGGGCTGCCGCGCGGCGCGGCCTGGCTCTTCGTCGAGACGGGCGGTGACACCCCCGCCGAGGCACGCGCCCACGCCGAGCGGATCGTGCGGGCCGCCGACGCCGTCGACGCCGCCGTCGTCATGGGCGCCGCGGAACGGCGTGCCCTCTGGCGCATCCGCGAGGACGCGTCCGGCACCGCCACCCGGATGCCCGACGGCAGCGAGGCGTGGCCGGGCTGGGAGGACTGCGCCGTCCCGCCCGCCCGACTCGGCCCGTATCTGCGCGAGTTCCGCGCCCTGCTCACCGCGCACGGTCTGCGCGGCACCCCGTACGGCCACTTCGGCGACGGCTGCATCCATGTCCGCATCGACTTCGACCTGCTCAGCCCGCGGGGCGTGGCCGGCTTCCGGCGCTTCTCCGAGGACCTGGCCTCCCTCGTCGTCGCGCACGGCGGCTCGCTCAGCGGGGAGCACGGGGACGGGCAGGCCCGCGCCGAACTGCTTCCCCGGATGTACGGAGACGAACTCGTCGCCGTCTTCGCCCGGTTCAAGGACCTCTGGGACCCGGACGGCGGGATGAACCCCGGCATCCTCGTCCGCCCCGCCCGCCTCGACGAGAACCTCCGCTTCGCCGTGCTGCCGAGCCGCCCGGTCGACGTGGCCTTCGGCTACCCGCAGGACGGCGGTGACTTCTCGGCGGCGGTCAGACGGTGTGTGGGCGTCGCGAAATGCCGTACGGCGGAGGCGACGGGACCGGCCGTCATGTGTCCCTCGTTCCGCGTCACGGGGGAGGAGGCCCACTCGACCCGGGGCCGGGCCCGTCTCCTGCACGAAATGCTGGCCGGGGACGTGATCACGGACGGCTGGCGGTCGGAGGAGGTGAAGGACGCGCTCGACCTGTGCCTGTCCTGCAAGGGCTGCCGCAGCGACTGCCCGGTGGGCGTCGACATGGCCACGTACAAGGCGGAGTTCCTGCACCAGCACTACAAGGGACGGCTGCGGCCCGCGGCCCACTACGCACTGGGCCGGCTGCCCCGGTGGCTGCGCCTGACGGCCCCCTTCGCGGGCGTCCTCAACGCGCTGGCCCGGATCGGCCCGCTCGCCGCGCTGGCGAAGCGCCTGGCCGGGATCGCCCCGGAGCGCGCCCTCCCGGTGCTGGCGCGGGAACGGTTCGGGCGGTGGGCGCGGAGGCGCGGACAGCGTGGCGCGGTGATCCCCTCGGACGAGCAGGTCGTGACGGTGTGGCCCGACACGTTCACCGAGCACCTCTCGCCCGAGGTGGGCCGGGCGGCGGTCCGCGTCCTGGAAGCGGCGGGCAGTTCCGTCCGGTACCCGGAACGCGGGGTGTGCTGCGGACTCACGTACGTGTCGACGGGGCAGCTGGACACGGCCCGCCGGGTCATGCGCCGCACCCTGGACCGGATGGGCCCCTCCCTCGGCGAGCCGCTCGTCGTGCTCGAACCGAGCTGCGCCGCCACGCTCCGTACCGACCTGCCGGAGCTGCTTCCCGACGATCCGCGCGCCGCCGAACTGGCCGCGTCGGTGCGTACGTTCGCGCAGTACCTGGAGGAGTACGCGCCCGAGTGGACCCCGCCTCGGCTGGACCGTCCCGTCGCGGGCCAGACGCACTGCCACCAGCACGCGGTCCTCGGCGACGCGGCCGAACGCCGGCTGCGCGCACGGGCGGGTCTCACCGGCGAGCTGAGCGGCGGCTGCTGCGGGCTCGCCGGGAACTTCGGCTTCGAGCGGGGCCACTGGGAGGTGTCGGTGGCCTGCGCCGAGGAGCAGCTCCTGCCCTCCGTGCGGGCGGCGGCGCCCGGCACGGAACTCCTGGCCGACGGCTTCTCGTGCCGCACCCAGCTCGACCAGCTGGCGGGACGCCGGGCCCGGCACCTGGCGGAGGTGCTGGCGGAGGGGCTGGAGGAGTCGGGCCCGGCCGGCGGCTGA
- a CDS encoding LysR family transcriptional regulator, whose protein sequence is MNTGPAAGRSIELRHLRAFLAVADEGNVTRAAARLHLTQPAVSRTLAALERHLGVRLVDRSTHHLDLTPEGAAFRDKATAAVAAFDEAIDPDRLRHWPLRIGHAWSAFGPYTTPLLRAWEERHPRTPLELLRIDDRTAGLTRGEVDAALLRGPVGTPGLITEVLFTEDRVAAVTADGPLAARTSLSLSDLTDGPVVLNTVSGITTLELWPPHDRPAITLTVANTDDWLTAIAAGRGSGVSAASTAAMHPHAGVAYRPLDDAPAVPVLLARRDGPGHPALPELASLAREIVGGARQQPHGTEG, encoded by the coding sequence ATGAACACGGGACCCGCCGCCGGCCGCTCCATCGAACTCCGGCATCTGCGCGCCTTCCTCGCCGTCGCGGACGAGGGCAACGTCACCCGCGCCGCCGCCCGCCTCCACCTCACCCAGCCGGCCGTCTCCCGCACCCTCGCCGCCCTGGAGAGACACCTGGGCGTCCGGCTCGTCGACCGCTCCACCCACCACCTCGACCTCACCCCCGAGGGCGCCGCCTTCCGCGACAAGGCCACCGCCGCGGTCGCCGCCTTCGACGAAGCGATCGACCCGGACCGGCTGCGCCACTGGCCGCTGCGGATCGGGCACGCCTGGTCCGCCTTCGGCCCGTACACCACACCGCTGCTCAGGGCCTGGGAGGAGCGCCACCCGAGGACCCCGCTCGAACTGCTGCGGATCGACGACCGCACCGCGGGCCTGACCCGCGGCGAGGTCGACGCGGCGCTGCTGCGGGGACCGGTCGGGACACCGGGGCTGATCACCGAGGTGCTGTTCACCGAGGACCGGGTCGCGGCCGTGACCGCGGACGGACCGCTCGCCGCCCGCACCTCGCTCAGCCTCTCCGACCTCACGGACGGCCCCGTGGTCCTCAACACGGTCTCCGGGATCACCACCCTCGAACTCTGGCCCCCGCACGACAGGCCCGCGATCACCCTCACCGTCGCGAACACCGACGACTGGCTGACCGCCATCGCGGCGGGCCGCGGTTCCGGGGTCTCCGCCGCGTCCACCGCCGCCATGCACCCGCACGCCGGGGTCGCCTACCGGCCGCTCGACGACGCCCCCGCCGTCCCGGTCCTCCTCGCCAGGCGGGACGGCCCCGGGCACCCGGCACTGCCGGAACTCGCCTCCCTGGCACGGGAGATCGTCGGCGGAGCCCGGCAACAGCCCCACGGGACGGAGGGTTGA
- a CDS encoding glycoside hydrolase domain-containing protein, whose protein sequence is MSVYINPRSTWAPYVDEEHRAHAAAPPDPTEQRAWTPQAGGVFIHHRGGGSAADLTTEEDCRRDIAEVYADWRGDGEADEDGVPPDICYNFLICMHGNIYEGRGYERGEANHEGYVDGLGRNAGFYSICSLMRSDDLADEDTLRSMRNLIEHLREEAPRPAGTQIRPHSFEYDTECPGNLHLYARPGTTIDPAASWRGVADIYVWAVQKWVNAAYDGVAPGYVRCPDFGYTGWSTVLSLTQGLQHELGISPTTQNYGPGTFAAVKNRNTLPGSEFNANLVRLYNSALWCKGYWTSRNLGVWTDESESALSDLYGDIGLSYGNLSQRNAMWPHVSKALMRMDQFRLVPTGDINIKNVQMWLNSRYVAGVGIPAMSLVPCDGIYSRDVQQGFMMSIQYELGIAPSAITGYFGPGTQAGLREKGSGSLTGHLRHQFRAACYFNSPTILPNGAPLMYRPEDIGTDTETSTHLEWVRSFQEFSQIPVTGTNDYTTWAQLLVSSGDTDRPATGCDCITEITAARGEALRASGYRIVGRYLDEHLPPSDPYYLGKALKPGEPQRIYDAGLRLYPIFQYNGTQLANFTYDKGYDQGKKAHAKSVEHGIGAGACIYFAVDYDAMDSEIESNILPYFNGVAAGLAELGNRYDFGVYGSRNVCIRVSHEGGARWSFVSGMSWGFSGNLGYPLPANWSFNQIREYEFQPGWGLDHNVWRSGGDPGVSAVS, encoded by the coding sequence ATGTCTGTGTACATCAACCCGCGTAGTACCTGGGCCCCGTACGTGGACGAGGAGCACCGGGCGCATGCTGCCGCGCCTCCGGATCCCACCGAGCAGCGCGCGTGGACTCCCCAGGCCGGTGGGGTGTTCATCCACCACCGCGGGGGCGGCAGTGCCGCCGACCTCACGACGGAGGAGGACTGCAGAAGGGACATCGCCGAGGTCTACGCGGACTGGAGAGGCGACGGCGAGGCGGACGAGGACGGCGTCCCGCCCGACATCTGCTACAACTTCCTGATCTGTATGCACGGCAACATCTATGAGGGCCGTGGATACGAACGCGGCGAAGCCAACCACGAAGGTTACGTGGACGGCCTGGGCCGCAACGCCGGGTTCTACTCGATCTGCAGCCTCATGCGCTCCGACGACCTGGCCGACGAGGACACGCTGCGGTCGATGAGGAACCTCATCGAGCACCTGCGCGAGGAGGCTCCCCGGCCGGCCGGTACCCAGATCCGTCCGCATTCGTTCGAGTACGACACCGAGTGCCCCGGGAACCTGCACCTCTACGCGCGGCCGGGTACGACGATCGACCCCGCCGCCTCGTGGCGCGGCGTGGCGGACATCTATGTGTGGGCCGTGCAGAAATGGGTGAACGCCGCCTACGACGGAGTGGCCCCCGGATATGTGCGATGCCCGGACTTCGGATACACGGGCTGGTCCACCGTACTCTCGCTGACCCAGGGGCTCCAGCACGAACTCGGGATATCTCCCACGACGCAGAACTACGGGCCCGGCACCTTCGCGGCGGTCAAGAACCGCAACACGCTGCCCGGCAGCGAGTTCAACGCGAACCTCGTCCGTCTCTACAACAGCGCCTTATGGTGCAAGGGCTACTGGACCTCAAGGAACCTCGGGGTGTGGACCGACGAATCCGAGAGCGCGCTGAGCGATCTCTACGGCGACATCGGCCTGTCGTACGGAAATCTGTCGCAGCGCAACGCCATGTGGCCCCACGTCTCCAAGGCCCTCATGCGCATGGACCAGTTCCGGCTCGTGCCCACCGGGGACATCAACATCAAGAACGTCCAGATGTGGCTGAACTCCCGCTACGTCGCCGGTGTCGGCATCCCCGCGATGAGCCTCGTGCCCTGTGACGGCATCTACTCCCGTGACGTCCAGCAGGGCTTCATGATGTCCATCCAGTACGAGCTGGGCATCGCCCCGTCCGCCATCACCGGGTACTTCGGACCGGGCACCCAGGCGGGACTGAGGGAGAAGGGCTCCGGCTCGCTGACCGGCCATCTGCGCCACCAGTTCCGTGCGGCGTGCTACTTCAACTCGCCCACGATCCTGCCGAACGGCGCACCGCTGATGTACCGGCCGGAAGACATCGGGACGGACACCGAGACCAGTACGCACCTGGAATGGGTGCGCTCGTTCCAGGAGTTCTCGCAGATTCCCGTCACCGGTACCAACGACTACACGACGTGGGCCCAGCTCCTGGTGTCCTCGGGCGACACGGACCGCCCCGCGACCGGCTGCGACTGCATCACCGAGATCACGGCCGCCCGCGGCGAGGCCCTGCGGGCGAGCGGTTACCGGATCGTCGGCCGCTATCTCGACGAGCACCTCCCGCCCTCGGACCCCTACTACCTCGGCAAGGCCCTCAAGCCGGGGGAGCCGCAGCGGATCTACGACGCGGGCCTGCGGCTGTATCCGATCTTCCAGTACAACGGGACGCAGCTGGCGAACTTCACGTACGACAAGGGCTACGACCAGGGCAAGAAGGCCCACGCGAAGTCCGTCGAGCACGGCATCGGTGCCGGTGCCTGCATCTACTTCGCCGTCGACTACGACGCGATGGACTCCGAGATCGAGAGCAACATCCTGCCGTACTTCAACGGTGTCGCGGCCGGTCTCGCCGAGCTGGGCAACCGCTACGACTTCGGTGTCTACGGCTCCCGCAACGTCTGCATCCGCGTCTCGCACGAGGGCGGCGCCCGCTGGTCCTTCGTCTCGGGCATGTCGTGGGGCTTCTCCGGGAACCTGGGGTACCCGCTGCCGGCGAACTGGTCGTTCAACCAGATCAGGGAGTACGAGTTCCAGCCGGGCTGGGGACTGGACCACAACGTCTGGCGCTCGGGCGGCGACCCCGGCGTCTCCGCCGTCTCCTAA